The Paenibacillus sp. RUD330 genome has a segment encoding these proteins:
- a CDS encoding circularly permuted type 2 ATP-grasp protein → MSKAEPHRAAAYESRSFYDEMYDERGVVRPHYEQVHRHFSAMKQPEQERRRQALGDRMLHEGITFTLYSPGAPDPQERTIPFDCIPRIIPPDEWHHLELGLQQRVKALNLFLQDIYHGQRIIRDGLIPRRMIVGNRYFRPEMAGLHVPGGVYVTASGIDLIRDEHGYYVLEDNLRSPSGFSYMFKGRTLMNELFHELYLSSSAADTDRSLNMFLRGLRSLAPSGRKDPLIVLLTPGSYNSAYYEHTFLAQQLGIHLVEGRDLVCKDQKIYLRDLRGLRQVDVIYRRIDDEFLDPLAFQPDSMLGVPGLMNAYRAGNVAIANAPGTGVADDKAVYAYVPEMIRYYMGQEPILDNVPTYILSRKEERDYALEHLEELVVKETSLSGGYGMLIGPQASPAELDAFRESIRRHPERYIAQRTMKLSTAPVMGTQGMAPRHIDLRGFVLSGGSGEIHVVPGGLTRVALQEGSLVVNSSQGGGVKDTWVLRQP, encoded by the coding sequence ATGTCCAAGGCAGAGCCGCATCGCGCGGCCGCTTACGAATCCCGTTCTTTCTATGATGAAATGTATGATGAGCGGGGCGTTGTCCGGCCCCACTACGAGCAGGTGCACCGCCATTTCTCCGCCATGAAGCAGCCGGAGCAGGAGCGCCGACGCCAAGCGCTCGGGGACCGGATGCTCCACGAAGGCATCACGTTCACCCTCTATTCGCCGGGAGCTCCCGATCCGCAGGAACGCACGATTCCGTTCGACTGCATCCCGCGCATCATTCCGCCGGACGAATGGCATCATCTGGAGCTGGGACTGCAGCAGCGGGTCAAGGCTCTCAATCTGTTCCTCCAGGATATCTACCATGGCCAGCGCATCATCCGGGACGGACTCATTCCGAGGCGCATGATCGTCGGAAACCGCTACTTCCGTCCCGAGATGGCCGGCCTGCATGTTCCCGGCGGCGTCTACGTGACCGCCTCGGGCATCGACCTCATCCGCGACGAGCATGGTTATTACGTGCTGGAGGACAATCTGCGCAGTCCTTCCGGATTTTCCTATATGTTCAAGGGCAGGACGCTGATGAACGAGCTGTTCCACGAGCTGTACCTGTCCAGCTCCGCGGCCGACACCGACCGCAGCCTCAATATGTTCCTGCGCGGCCTGAGATCGCTGGCGCCTTCGGGGCGCAAGGATCCGCTCATCGTCCTCCTCACCCCGGGCTCCTACAATTCCGCCTATTACGAGCATACCTTCCTCGCCCAGCAGCTCGGGATCCATCTCGTGGAAGGGCGCGACCTCGTGTGCAAGGACCAGAAAATCTATCTCAGGGACCTGAGGGGCCTCCGCCAGGTGGATGTCATCTACCGGCGCATCGACGATGAGTTCCTTGATCCGCTCGCCTTTCAGCCGGATTCCATGCTGGGAGTGCCTGGACTGATGAACGCCTATCGGGCCGGCAATGTCGCCATCGCCAACGCTCCGGGAACAGGCGTGGCCGACGACAAGGCCGTGTACGCCTATGTTCCGGAGATGATCCGCTATTATATGGGGCAAGAGCCGATTCTGGACAATGTGCCGACCTATATCCTTTCGCGAAAGGAAGAGAGGGACTACGCGCTGGAGCATCTGGAGGAGCTGGTCGTGAAGGAGACCTCGCTCTCCGGCGGCTACGGGATGCTGATCGGGCCGCAGGCTTCCCCGGCTGAGCTGGATGCGTTCCGGGAGTCCATCCGCCGCCATCCGGAGCGGTACATCGCCCAGCGAACGATGAAGCTGTCGACCGCCCCCGTCATGGGCACGCAGGGGATGGCGCCACGCCACATCGACCTGCGGGGCTTCGTCCTCAGCGGCGGCTCGGGAGAGATCCATGTCGTGCCCGGAGGCTTGACCCGGGTGGCGCTGCAGGAAGGCTCGCTCGTCGTCAACTCCTCCCAAGGCGGGGGGGTCAAGGATACCTGGGTGCTCCGGCAGCCATGA
- a CDS encoding PrkA family serine protein kinase has protein sequence MDIFKRIAEYKSEGDRLAWSGTFKEYIDLLRSDPSPAMTAHSRVYEMIKSHGIEEKNGQKTYKFFQQEIFGLDRAVEKLMEEYFHSAARRLDVRKRILLLMGPVSGGKSTIVTMLKKGLEKFSRTGQGAVYAIKGCPMHEDPLHLIPHELRPELEKELGVRIEGNLCPSCQLRLKTEFEDDIENVLVERVFLSEDNRVGIGTFSPSDPKSQDIADLTGSIDFSTITEYGSESDPRAYRFDGELNKANRGLMEFQEMLKCDEKFLWNLLSLTQEGQFKAGRFALISADELIVAHTNESEYKAFISNKKNEALQSRMIVMPIPYNLKVSDEEKIYAKLIAQSDLRHVHIAPHALRTAAIFSILTRLKESKKQGMDLVKKMRMYDGEEVEGYKDADLKEMQNEFLEEGMSGIDPRYVINRISSALIKGEMDHINALDVLRALKDGLDQHPSITKDERERYLNFISVARKEYDGLAKNEVQKAFVYSFEESARTLFENYLDNIEAYCNWSKIKDPLTGEAMDPDERLMRSIEEQIGVSENAKKAFREEILIRISSYSRKARKFDYTSHERLREAVEKKLFADLKDIVKITTSTKTPDENQLKRMNEVTKRLVDEHGYTPASANELLRYVGSLLNR, from the coding sequence ATGGATATTTTCAAACGGATTGCGGAGTACAAGTCGGAGGGCGACCGCCTGGCCTGGTCAGGCACATTCAAAGAGTACATCGACCTGCTCAGGAGCGATCCGTCACCGGCGATGACGGCGCATTCGCGGGTGTATGAGATGATCAAGTCGCATGGCATCGAGGAGAAAAACGGCCAGAAAACCTATAAGTTCTTCCAGCAGGAAATCTTCGGACTGGACCGCGCCGTTGAAAAGCTGATGGAGGAATATTTCCACTCCGCCGCGAGAAGGCTCGACGTGCGCAAGCGGATCCTGCTGCTGATGGGGCCGGTCAGCGGCGGCAAGTCGACCATCGTCACGATGCTGAAAAAAGGGCTGGAGAAGTTTTCCCGCACCGGGCAGGGAGCCGTATACGCGATCAAGGGCTGCCCGATGCACGAGGATCCGCTGCATCTCATCCCCCACGAGCTGCGTCCCGAGCTCGAGAAGGAGCTCGGCGTCCGGATCGAAGGCAATCTGTGCCCGTCCTGCCAGCTCCGGCTGAAGACGGAGTTCGAGGACGACATCGAAAACGTGCTCGTCGAGAGGGTGTTCCTGTCCGAGGACAACCGGGTCGGCATCGGCACGTTCAGCCCTTCGGATCCCAAATCGCAGGATATCGCGGATCTGACCGGCAGCATCGACTTTTCCACGATCACCGAGTACGGCTCGGAATCGGATCCGCGGGCTTACCGCTTCGACGGCGAGCTGAACAAGGCGAACCGCGGCCTGATGGAGTTCCAGGAAATGCTCAAATGCGATGAAAAGTTCCTCTGGAACCTGCTGTCGCTGACGCAGGAGGGCCAGTTCAAGGCAGGCAGGTTCGCCTTGATCAGCGCGGATGAATTGATCGTCGCCCATACGAACGAATCCGAGTACAAGGCGTTCATTTCCAACAAAAAAAACGAGGCGCTGCAGTCGCGCATGATCGTCATGCCGATTCCGTACAACCTCAAGGTGTCGGATGAGGAGAAGATCTACGCCAAGCTGATCGCCCAGAGCGATCTGCGCCATGTCCATATCGCCCCTCATGCGCTCCGTACAGCGGCCATCTTCTCCATCCTGACCCGGCTCAAGGAATCCAAGAAGCAGGGCATGGATCTCGTGAAGAAAATGCGGATGTACGACGGGGAGGAGGTCGAAGGGTACAAGGACGCCGATCTCAAGGAAATGCAGAATGAATTTCTGGAGGAGGGCATGTCGGGCATCGATCCCCGCTATGTCATCAACCGCATCTCCAGCGCCCTCATCAAGGGCGAAATGGACCATATCAACGCGCTCGACGTGCTGCGGGCGCTCAAGGACGGGCTCGACCAGCATCCTTCCATCACCAAGGATGAGCGCGAGCGTTACTTAAACTTCATCTCCGTGGCGCGCAAGGAATACGACGGCCTCGCCAAGAACGAGGTGCAGAAGGCATTCGTCTATTCCTTCGAGGAGTCGGCCCGCACGCTGTTTGAAAATTATCTCGACAACATCGAGGCCTACTGCAACTGGTCCAAAATCAAGGATCCCCTCACGGGAGAGGCGATGGACCCCGACGAGCGGCTGATGCGCTCCATCGAGGAGCAGATCGGCGTATCCGAAAATGCGAAGAAGGCGTTCCGCGAAGAAATCCTGATCCGCATCTCCTCCTATTCCCGCAAGGCGCGCAAATTCGACTATACGAGCCACGAACGGCTGCGCGAGGCGGTGGAGAAAAAGCTGTTCGCCGATCTCAAGGATATCGTGAAGATCACGACGTCCACGAAGACGCCGGATGAGAACCAGCTCAAGCGGATGAACGAGGTGACCAAGCGCCTCGTCGACGAGCATGGCTACACGCCGGCGAGCGCCAACGAGCTGCTGCGTTATGTGGGCAGCCTGCTCAACCGCTGA
- a CDS encoding DUF2161 family putative PD-(D/E)XK-type phosphodiesterase codes for MAVREEAELYGPVKAYYEKLGYEVKGEVLHCDLVAIRPDGGETLIVELKKTFTLALLLQGLQRMRIADGVVLAVERNRSKRGAVNQRFGELAELCRMLGMGLLTVTFYKTKAPVLEMLCELGDAPMRGRRPSREKRLLQEFRERSGDYNVGGSGRASGRIMMTAYREKALRLAWGLKAGGPLSPARLRDLTGVARAGELLRSNYYGWFAKIERGVYRLLPAGEAALEQHAVVIAAWREQAAALVQPEPEARRPAETTKRKKTRP; via the coding sequence ATGGCGGTAAGGGAAGAGGCGGAGCTCTACGGCCCCGTCAAGGCTTATTATGAAAAACTCGGCTACGAGGTCAAAGGCGAGGTGCTTCACTGCGACCTCGTCGCGATCCGCCCGGACGGCGGCGAGACGCTGATCGTGGAGCTCAAGAAGACGTTCACGCTGGCGCTGCTGCTGCAGGGACTGCAGCGGATGCGGATCGCCGACGGCGTCGTGCTCGCGGTCGAGCGCAACCGCTCGAAGCGCGGCGCGGTGAACCAGCGCTTCGGAGAGCTGGCCGAGCTGTGCCGCATGCTCGGCATGGGGCTGCTCACCGTCACCTTCTACAAGACGAAGGCGCCGGTGCTGGAAATGCTCTGCGAGCTCGGCGACGCGCCCATGCGCGGACGCAGGCCGTCGCGCGAGAAGCGGCTGCTGCAGGAATTCCGGGAGCGCAGCGGCGACTACAACGTCGGCGGCAGCGGGCGCGCTTCCGGGCGCATCATGATGACCGCCTACCGGGAGAAGGCGCTGCGCCTGGCCTGGGGCCTCAAGGCCGGCGGCCCGCTGTCCCCGGCCCGGCTGCGAGACCTGACCGGCGTCGCCCGCGCCGGCGAGCTGCTGCGCAGCAACTACTACGGCTGGTTCGCCAAGATCGAGCGCGGCGTCTACCGGCTGCTGCCGGCAGGCGAAGCCGCGCTGGAGCAGCATGCCGTTGTCATCGCCGCCTGGCGGGAGCAGGCGGCGGCCTTGGTCCAGCCCGAGCCGGAAGCTCGGCGCCCGGCGGAGACAACCAAACGCAAAAAAACACGGCCCTAG
- a CDS encoding extracellular solute-binding protein produces MKKGLLTVMSAGLALSVMAGCSTSGGNSGGSADQNTSPATNAASNTGTSGGDSGKKVTLNIFQFKVEIADAMNRLKADYEKEHPNVTLNVETMGGGADYSAGLKAKFAAGQEPDIFNNGGNSELTTWIDKLEDLSDQPWAGDIIDSAKGQISRDGKLYGMPVGVEGYGFIYNKDLFAKAGITTPPKTLTELEEACKKLEAAGITPFSDGYQEWWVLGNHLFNVGLANQDDPTAFVNSVNEGKGGLVGNPVYQNWFKLFDLTLKYSNKNPLTTDYNTQVTLFASGKTAMMQQGNWTQVQIDGITPDMNIGLLPMPIDDSEKSGNIFVGVPNNWAINKNSKNKDAAKEFLTWLATSETGKKYIVNEFKFIPALKSIEVTDSKVLGAIANDIVAYNKEGKSSGWFFSQMPEGLPQEVGSEMQAYVAKKVDQNQLMQNIQDKWNSMSKK; encoded by the coding sequence ATGAAAAAGGGATTGCTTACCGTCATGTCCGCAGGTCTCGCGCTCAGCGTGATGGCCGGCTGCAGCACATCCGGCGGTAACAGCGGCGGCTCCGCAGACCAGAACACGAGCCCTGCGACGAATGCGGCTTCCAATACGGGTACAAGCGGCGGCGACAGCGGCAAAAAAGTCACGCTGAACATTTTCCAGTTCAAGGTCGAAATCGCCGACGCGATGAACCGGCTCAAAGCCGATTACGAGAAAGAGCATCCCAACGTCACGCTCAATGTCGAGACAATGGGCGGGGGCGCAGACTACAGCGCGGGCCTGAAGGCGAAGTTCGCTGCCGGCCAGGAGCCCGACATCTTCAACAACGGAGGCAACTCGGAGCTGACCACCTGGATCGACAAGCTGGAGGATCTGTCCGACCAGCCTTGGGCGGGCGACATCATCGATTCGGCCAAAGGTCAGATTTCGCGTGACGGCAAGCTGTACGGGATGCCGGTCGGTGTAGAGGGCTACGGCTTCATCTACAACAAGGATCTGTTCGCGAAAGCCGGCATCACGACGCCTCCAAAAACGCTTACCGAGCTTGAAGAAGCGTGCAAAAAGCTGGAAGCGGCAGGCATCACGCCGTTCTCCGACGGCTACCAGGAATGGTGGGTGCTGGGCAACCATTTGTTCAACGTAGGCTTGGCCAACCAGGATGACCCTACGGCATTCGTCAACAGCGTAAACGAAGGCAAGGGCGGACTCGTCGGCAACCCTGTGTACCAGAACTGGTTCAAGCTGTTCGACCTGACGCTGAAGTACAGCAACAAAAACCCGCTGACGACGGACTACAACACGCAAGTAACGCTGTTCGCAAGCGGCAAGACGGCCATGATGCAGCAAGGCAACTGGACACAGGTGCAAATCGACGGCATTACGCCGGACATGAACATCGGCCTGCTGCCGATGCCGATCGACGACAGCGAGAAGAGCGGCAACATCTTCGTCGGCGTGCCGAACAACTGGGCCATCAACAAGAACTCCAAAAACAAAGACGCGGCCAAAGAGTTCCTGACCTGGCTGGCGACGTCCGAGACGGGCAAGAAATATATCGTGAACGAATTCAAATTCATTCCGGCCTTGAAATCCATCGAAGTCACCGACAGCAAAGTGCTCGGCGCCATCGCCAACGACATCGTCGCCTACAACAAGGAAGGCAAGTCCTCCGGCTGGTTCTTCAGCCAGATGCCGGAAGGCCTTCCGCAGGAAGTCGGTTCGGAAATGCAGGCTTATGTCGCCAAGAAAGTCGACCAAAACCAGCTTATGCAAAACATCCAAGACAAGTGGAACAGCATGAGCAAGAAGTAA
- a CDS encoding ABC transporter substrate-binding protein yields MLKKGLLTAVSAGLAISMLAGCSTTNNGGNAEGNANTGSGASGEQVTLNIFQFKVEIADAMNRLKADYEKEHPNVKLNLETMGGGADYGAGLKAKFASGQEPDIFNNGGNSDLNTWVDKLEDLSDQPWQSDVVETAKEAITRDGKNYGLPMGIEGYGFIYNKDLFAKAGITEPPATMTQLKAAVEKLKTAGITPFSNGYQEWWVLGNHTFNVGLADQEDPAAFMKTMNEGKGGLEGNKVFQNWFNLFDLTIQNSNKNPLTTDYNTQVTLFASGKAAMMQQGNWTQVQIDGITPNMNVGLLPMPIDDSEKSGNILVGVPNYWVVNKNSKNKEAAKEFLNWLATSETGKKYTVNEFKFIPALKSVEVTDESILGPIATDIMKYSKEGKTSGWYFNQMPEGVPQEVGAEMQAYVAGKSDKAQLLKNIQKKWNDMIKK; encoded by the coding sequence ATGTTGAAAAAAGGATTGCTCACGGCCGTTTCGGCGGGCCTGGCTATTTCGATGCTGGCAGGCTGCAGCACGACGAACAACGGCGGCAACGCGGAAGGAAACGCCAACACCGGCTCCGGCGCAAGCGGAGAGCAGGTAACGCTGAATATTTTCCAATTCAAGGTCGAAATCGCCGATGCGATGAACCGCCTGAAAGCCGATTACGAAAAAGAGCATCCGAACGTCAAGCTCAATCTCGAGACGATGGGCGGCGGAGCCGACTACGGCGCGGGGCTGAAAGCGAAATTCGCTTCCGGCCAAGAGCCCGACATCTTCAATAACGGAGGCAACTCCGACCTGAACACCTGGGTCGACAAGCTGGAGGATCTTTCGGATCAGCCTTGGCAGAGCGACGTCGTCGAGACGGCGAAGGAAGCCATTACCCGCGACGGCAAAAACTACGGCCTCCCGATGGGCATCGAGGGCTACGGCTTCATCTACAATAAGGATCTGTTCGCCAAAGCCGGCATCACGGAGCCTCCGGCTACGATGACGCAGCTCAAGGCCGCGGTAGAGAAGCTCAAAACGGCCGGCATCACGCCGTTCTCGAACGGCTACCAGGAGTGGTGGGTGCTCGGCAACCATACGTTCAACGTAGGCCTGGCCGATCAGGAAGATCCAGCCGCCTTCATGAAAACGATGAACGAAGGCAAGGGCGGGCTTGAAGGCAACAAGGTGTTCCAGAACTGGTTCAACCTGTTCGACCTGACGATCCAGAACAGCAACAAAAACCCGCTGACGACGGACTACAACACGCAAGTGACGCTGTTCGCCAGCGGCAAGGCGGCGATGATGCAGCAAGGCAACTGGACTCAGGTGCAAATCGACGGCATCACGCCGAACATGAACGTCGGCCTGCTGCCGATGCCGATCGACGACAGCGAGAAGAGCGGCAACATCCTCGTCGGCGTTCCGAACTACTGGGTCGTGAACAAGAACTCCAAGAACAAGGAAGCCGCCAAGGAATTCCTGAACTGGCTCGCTACCTCCGAGACCGGCAAGAAATACACGGTCAACGAGTTCAAGTTCATCCCGGCTCTGAAGAGCGTGGAAGTGACGGATGAATCGATCCTCGGACCGATCGCGACGGATATCATGAAATACAGCAAGGAAGGCAAGACGAGCGGCTGGTACTTCAACCAGATGCCGGAAGGCGTGCCTCAGGAGGTCGGCGCGGAAATGCAGGCCTACGTGGCAGGCAAGTCCGACAAGGCGCAGCTGCTGAAAAATATCCAGAAGAAATGGAACGACATGATCAAGAAGTAA
- a CDS encoding carbohydrate ABC transporter permease — METSRYRISTFVLEIIALLVALVFLVPFYFLVSNSLKKYGDILLDSASLPSPATFDNFTRAWDIMKFPASFANSLVITLASIIGLTVICSMAAYRMVRRPTRYNNLLFMLFVAAMVIPFQSIMIPLVKTASWFHLTKSLPGLWVCYMGFGSSLTIFLYHGFVKSIPQEIEESATVDGCSPYGVFWRIVFPLLKPMTATIIILNSLWIWNDFLLPNLILGEGQRTIPLSTYSFFGQYTKQWDLALAGLVMGILPILIFFLTLQRHIISGITAGSVKG, encoded by the coding sequence ATGGAAACGTCCCGATACCGCATCAGCACATTCGTGCTGGAAATCATCGCGCTGCTGGTCGCGCTCGTCTTCCTGGTGCCGTTCTACTTCCTGGTCAGCAACTCGCTGAAGAAGTACGGGGATATCCTGCTCGACTCCGCATCCTTGCCGAGTCCCGCGACGTTCGACAACTTCACGAGGGCATGGGATATCATGAAGTTCCCGGCTTCGTTCGCGAACTCGCTCGTCATTACGCTGGCGAGCATCATCGGGCTTACGGTCATCTGCTCGATGGCCGCATACCGGATGGTTCGCCGTCCGACCAGGTACAACAACCTGCTGTTCATGCTTTTCGTCGCAGCGATGGTCATTCCGTTCCAATCGATCATGATTCCGCTCGTCAAGACCGCGAGCTGGTTCCATCTGACGAAGAGCCTTCCGGGCCTGTGGGTCTGTTATATGGGCTTCGGTTCGTCGCTCACGATCTTCCTCTATCACGGCTTCGTGAAGTCGATTCCGCAGGAGATCGAGGAATCCGCGACCGTGGACGGCTGCTCGCCTTACGGCGTCTTCTGGAGAATCGTGTTCCCGCTCCTCAAGCCGATGACGGCCACGATCATCATCCTGAACAGCCTCTGGATCTGGAACGACTTCCTGCTGCCGAACCTGATTCTCGGCGAAGGCCAGCGGACGATTCCTCTGTCCACGTACAGCTTCTTCGGCCAATACACGAAGCAGTGGGATCTGGCTCTTGCCGGTCTCGTCATGGGCATCCTGCCGATCCTGATCTTCTTCCTGACGCTTCAGCGTCATATCATTTCCGGCATTACGGCCGGTTCGGTAAAAGGCTGA
- a CDS encoding sugar ABC transporter permease, with the protein MKSKGWSSQWLQQIVFTGPATLAFAIIVALPFFMGMFYSITDWNGVGGYNFVGFDNFSRLFHDQTFINSFKFTVKFTIAAVILSNLVGFLLALLLTQPVKSRNVLRTIFFMPNVIGGLLLGFIWQFIFVKGFTAVGDKTGWAFFNLPWLGDEPTAFWGIVIVTIWSTAGYLMVIYISALINVPRDLIEAASIDGATAWQRLRHITVPLIMPAVTIALFLALSWSFKSFDIILSLTKGGPYNSTQSVALNIYNEAFQNNNFGYGTAKALVFFIVVALLTSLQVYLTKRREVQA; encoded by the coding sequence ATGAAAAGCAAAGGATGGTCGAGCCAGTGGCTCCAGCAGATCGTATTCACGGGCCCTGCGACACTTGCGTTCGCGATAATCGTCGCACTTCCCTTCTTCATGGGCATGTTTTACTCCATTACGGACTGGAATGGGGTTGGAGGGTATAATTTTGTCGGATTCGACAACTTCTCCCGGCTGTTCCATGACCAGACATTCATCAACTCCTTCAAGTTCACCGTGAAATTCACGATCGCAGCCGTCATCCTGTCGAACCTTGTAGGCTTCCTCTTGGCGCTGCTGCTGACGCAGCCGGTCAAATCCCGCAACGTGCTGCGGACGATCTTCTTCATGCCGAACGTCATCGGCGGCCTGCTGCTCGGCTTCATCTGGCAGTTCATCTTCGTCAAAGGCTTTACGGCCGTAGGCGACAAAACGGGCTGGGCGTTCTTCAACCTGCCTTGGCTCGGCGACGAGCCGACCGCATTCTGGGGCATCGTCATCGTGACGATCTGGAGCACGGCGGGTTACCTGATGGTCATCTACATCTCCGCCCTCATCAACGTTCCCCGCGATTTGATCGAGGCGGCTTCCATCGACGGAGCGACTGCCTGGCAGCGCCTGCGCCATATCACGGTGCCGCTGATCATGCCTGCCGTCACGATCGCGCTGTTCCTCGCGCTGTCGTGGTCGTTCAAGTCCTTCGACATCATCCTGTCCCTGACCAAGGGCGGACCGTACAACTCGACGCAATCCGTCGCGCTCAACATCTACAACGAGGCGTTCCAGAACAACAACTTCGGTTACGGCACGGCGAAGGCGCTCGTATTCTTCATCGTCGTCGCGCTGCTGACCTCGCTCCAGGTGTACCTGACTAAACGCCGGGAGGTGCAGGCTTAA
- a CDS encoding sensor histidine kinase, with the protein MKFYWIKRSIRTKLAVFLLLAIAVPMLASLIITNTRTADFVANDTVRQNSSLLYQGKTNLANYFQSFFQTSLAPYSDTTLYRTLETGRSDYLVDNQIFVSLQIMSSSVKEIYQVYLHSGRAERGYLFSRGQYKRIDQIVAAPGTTLEDDITYTIKPLHMSSNYGINSTPLILSRPVITLIRPVYQIPSSKQMGTLALDITTEVIDSICAQLYSAGGGEEVFLLAHDGTIVYGPGQYGKGLKLKEPWADPILKLASAGESGNVELKDSHSKSVFIYESLEAGDHNWVLVKRIPPSVLHGATRQITQANTWVLLGSLLLVTLTALFVSFWITRPIKQLTGYVNQIQSGRLETDIHLRQSDEIGQLARRFRMMMETINNLVLREYRLELANKTNQLKALQAQVHPHFLYNALQSIGTTALQRGVPDLYKLIMQLGKMMRYSMNTAEEFVSISQEIDHTRSYLELQRHRFGDKLTYEISGDPDAQRASVPRMIIQPVVENIFKHAFDPAGGMVHVSIRTRLEDNRITIEIADNGPGMNGGKLASVRQRISRDGEIGDESGSHIGLANVAARLRLHCGENARMELESGAAPLGGLMVTLVIPAGD; encoded by the coding sequence TTGAAATTCTACTGGATCAAGCGAAGCATCCGAACCAAGCTGGCCGTCTTCCTGCTGCTGGCGATCGCGGTTCCGATGCTGGCATCGCTCATCATCACCAATACACGGACAGCGGATTTCGTCGCCAACGACACGGTTCGGCAGAACTCGAGCCTCCTTTACCAGGGCAAGACCAACCTGGCCAACTATTTTCAGTCTTTTTTCCAAACGTCTCTCGCTCCTTATTCGGACACTACCCTGTACAGGACGCTTGAAACAGGACGAAGCGACTATCTCGTCGACAACCAGATTTTCGTCAGCCTCCAGATCATGTCCTCGTCGGTCAAGGAAATCTATCAGGTCTACCTCCATTCGGGCAGGGCGGAGCGCGGATACCTCTTCTCCCGCGGACAGTACAAGCGGATAGACCAAATCGTGGCTGCCCCCGGAACGACGCTGGAGGACGACATCACTTATACGATCAAGCCTCTTCATATGAGCAGCAACTATGGCATCAACTCCACGCCGCTGATCCTGTCCCGGCCCGTCATCACCTTGATCCGGCCGGTCTATCAAATTCCGAGCAGCAAGCAGATGGGCACGCTTGCGCTGGACATTACGACCGAGGTCATCGATTCCATCTGCGCCCAGCTGTACAGCGCCGGCGGCGGCGAGGAGGTGTTCCTGCTCGCGCATGACGGAACCATCGTCTACGGACCCGGACAGTACGGCAAGGGCCTGAAGCTCAAGGAGCCTTGGGCCGATCCGATCCTGAAGCTTGCCTCCGCCGGGGAGAGCGGCAACGTGGAGCTGAAGGACTCCCATTCCAAAAGCGTGTTCATCTATGAATCGCTGGAAGCCGGCGATCACAATTGGGTGCTCGTCAAGCGCATCCCTCCCTCCGTCCTGCATGGAGCGACCCGTCAGATCACGCAGGCCAATACATGGGTGCTGCTCGGTTCCCTGCTTCTCGTGACGCTGACCGCCCTGTTCGTATCCTTCTGGATCACCAGGCCGATCAAGCAGCTTACGGGCTACGTCAACCAGATCCAGTCCGGCCGTCTCGAGACGGATATCCATCTGCGCCAGTCCGATGAGATCGGACAGCTGGCGCGGCGCTTCCGGATGATGATGGAGACGATCAACAATCTGGTCCTTCGCGAATATCGGCTCGAGCTGGCGAACAAGACGAATCAGCTCAAGGCGCTGCAAGCCCAGGTCCATCCGCATTTCCTCTACAATGCCCTGCAATCGATCGGCACGACGGCTCTGCAGCGGGGAGTCCCGGATCTGTACAAGCTGATCATGCAGCTCGGCAAAATGATGCGCTACTCCATGAATACGGCCGAGGAGTTTGTCTCTATTTCCCAGGAAATCGATCATACCCGGTCTTACCTGGAGCTGCAGCGCCATCGGTTCGGCGACAAGCTGACCTATGAGATATCCGGCGATCCCGACGCGCAGCGGGCTTCCGTGCCGCGGATGATTATCCAGCCGGTGGTGGAGAATATTTTCAAGCATGCTTTTGATCCCGCTGGAGGCATGGTCCATGTCTCGATCCGCACCCGGCTGGAGGACAACCGGATCACAATCGAAATCGCGGACAACGGTCCCGGGATGAATGGAGGCAAGCTGGCCTCCGTCAGGCAGCGGATCAGCCGGGACGGAGAGATCGGAGACGAGTCGGGCAGCCATATCGGACTGGCCAACGTCGCAGCGAGGCTGAGGCTGCACTGCGGCGAGAACGCCCGCATGGAGCTTGAATCCGGAGCCGCACCGCTTGGCGGGCTGATGGTCACGCTGGTCATTCCTGCCGGAGATTGA